The following coding sequences lie in one Arachis hypogaea cultivar Tifrunner chromosome 9, arahy.Tifrunner.gnm2.J5K5, whole genome shotgun sequence genomic window:
- the LOC112708922 gene encoding pollen receptor-like kinase 3, giving the protein MAVAPAITGLRPTLLFYYMFTTVVIHVAVTFSMSEAEALLTLKNSFSNAQALGSWVANSVPCSKDHQWDGVVCVNGLVSGLRLGGMGLLGEIDVDTLLELKNLRTISLVNNSFSGSIPQLNRIGFLKAMYLSGNKFSGNIPTDYFQRMRSLKKLWLSNNEFTGQIPASLAEIPQLVELHLENNQFSGNIPNLANPSLVDLDLSYNKLEGEVPQALSKFDESSFAGNDGICGKTIGKPCEKLPEETVIPLPVTNGSWNNKLQIAGFALTSLLLVALIVFFIVRSKRNKDNEEFGRFGNNGSIAGESVEVQVSQPVKREGVPAVTTVVSRKGSSKRGSCHGGSKGVGELVVVNDEKGVFGLSDLMKAAAEVLGNGGLGSCYKAVMSNGVAVVVKRTREMNALEKKSFDTEICRLGRLKHLNILTPLAYHFRKDEKLIMSEYVPGSSLLFLLHGDRGPSHAELDWPARLKIVRGIAEGMRYLHTELASSNVPHGNLKSSNVLLGPDYQPMLVDYGFSQMVNPSTATQALFAYKAPEAARGQVSHKSDVYCLGVVILEILTGKFPSQYLSNKKGGTDIVEWVTSAISEGRESELLDPQIANNKISIGQMVQLLHVGAACTESNPKQRIDIKEAITRIEEVARQSGTTEVVTSLKDGFADSNMSWNQGQGEEYQKRHMDGSESFGSQDYYEFGSFSSYNTTA; this is encoded by the exons ATGGCCGTAGCTCCGGCAATAACCGGCCTCCGGCCAACTCTCCTCTTCTACTATATGTTCACCACCGTAGTCATCCACGTCGCAGTGACATTTTCCATGTCAGAAGCTGAAGCTTTGCTGACCCTCAAAAACTCATTCTCCAATGCCCAAGCGTTGGGTAGTTGGGTGGCTAACTCTGTTCCATGCTCTAAAGACCATCAATGGGATGGTGTTGTCTGCGTCAACGGATTAGTCTCAG GGCTTCGTCTTGGAGGAATGGGGCTATTGGGTGAAATAGACGTTGATACATTGCTCGAACTCAAGAATCTCAGAACCATTAGCCTTGTGAACAACTCTTTCTCAGGTTCAATTCCGCAGCTCAACAGAATAGGATTCTTGAAGGCCATGTATTTGTCAGGAAACAAATTCTCTGGGAATATTCCCACAGATTATTTTCAGAGAATGAGGTCTCTGAAGAAATTGTGGCTTTCTAACAACGAATTCACAGGTCAAATCCCAGCATCATTAGCCGAGATCCCTCAGCTTGTTGAGTTGCATCTGGAGAATAATCAGTTTAGTGGAAACATCCCAAATCTTGCGAATCCTTCATTGGTGGACCTCGATTTGTCATATAACAAATTGGAAGGTGAAGTTCCACAGGCTCTGTCGAAGTTCGATGAGAGTTCTTTCGCAGGAAATGATGGTATTTGTGGCAAAACGATTGGGAAGCCATGTGAGAAGCTTCCAGAAGAGACGGTTATTCCCCTACCTGTGACGAATGGGAGCTGGAACAACAAACTGCAGATTGCTGGCTTTGCCTTAACGAGCTTGTTGCTTGTGGCGCTTATTGTTTTCTTCATTGTCCGGTCGAAGCGGAATAAGGACAATGAGGAGTTTGGCAGGTTTGGAAACAACGGTAGTATTGCTGGAGAGTCCGTGGAGGTTCAGGTGAGTCAGCCGGTGAAAAGAGAAGGGGTACCAGCTGTGACGACGGTAGTTAGCAGAAAAGGATCAAGTAAGAGGGGATCTTGTCATGGAGGAAGCAAGGGGGTAGGGGAGCTTGTGGTTGTGAATGATGAGAAGGGGGTTTTTGGGTTGTCAGATTTGATGAAGGCGGCGGCGGAAGTGCTAGGAAATGGTGGGCTTGGGTCTTGTTATAAGGCTGTGATGTCTAATggggtggcggtggtggtgaAGAGGACAAGGGAGATGAATGCGTTGGAGAAAAAAAGTTTTGATACTGAGATTTGTAGGCTTGGGAGGCTAAAACATTTGAATATCTTGACCCCTTTGGCTTACCATTTCAGAAAGGATGAGAAACTAATTATGTCCGAGTATGTCCCTGGGAGCAGTCTATTGTTTTTGCTTCATG GTGACAGGGGACCATCTCATGCTGAATTGGATTGGCCAGCACGTTTAAAGATTGTAAGGGGAATCGCTGAAGGGATGCGTTATCTTCACACAGAACTAGCTTCTTCTAATGTACCCCATGGCAATCTCAAGTCTAGCAATGTTTTATTAGGACCAGATTACCAGCCAATGCTTGTAGATTATGGATTTAGCCAAATGGTTAATCCTTCTACTGCAACACAAGCTCTTTTTGCTTATAAGGCTCCAGAAGCCGCACGAGGCCAAGTTTCGCATAAAAGTGACGTGTATTGTCTTGGAGTTGTTATACTCGAGATCCTCACCGGAAAATTCCCTTCTCAATATCTTAGTAACAAGAAGGGCGGAACCGACATAGTCGAATGGGTTACGTCAGCAATTTCTGAGGGAAGGGAGTCAGAGTTGCTTGATCCTCAGATTGCAAACAACAAAATTTCAATAGGCCAAATGGTCCAACTTCTTCATGTAGGTGCTGCTTGCACAGAAAGTAACCCCAAACAACGAATCGATATCAAGGAGGCCATAACAAGAATAGAAGAGGTAGCAAGGCAGAGTGGAACAACAGAGGTCGTAACATCTCTCAAAGATGGCTTTGCAGATTCCAATATGTCATGGAATCAAGGACAAGGTGAGGAATATCAGAAGAGACATATGGATGGTTCAGAAAGCTTTGGAAGCCAAGACTATTATGAATTTGGCTCCTTCTCCTCATATAATACAACAGCCTaa